In one window of Desulforhabdus amnigena DNA:
- a CDS encoding ABC transporter ATP-binding protein — protein sequence MSGHETGIANLHPLLRVDGLGKAFGGIQALHNVSFEVFPETIHAVIGPNGAGKTTLFNSITGAYSPEEGRILYGEKEIQGRKVHELVAAGIARTFQNVELFGSMTVLENVLVGQHVRTRCGFWGAMCRWPSVLREEKAARKRAMELLEFVGLEKVADQRSLDLPFGWQRFLEIGRALAAEPRLMLLDEPASGLNPVETHQLGDLLQEIKKRGVTLLLVEHDMGLTMGISDYILVLHQGKKLAEGTPREIQANEEVIKAYLGGAE from the coding sequence ATGAGCGGTCACGAGACAGGTATCGCCAATCTTCATCCTCTGCTCAGAGTTGACGGGCTAGGAAAGGCTTTCGGGGGGATTCAAGCTCTGCATAATGTCTCTTTCGAAGTCTTCCCCGAAACCATCCATGCAGTGATCGGCCCCAACGGTGCCGGCAAGACCACGCTTTTTAACAGCATCACAGGAGCGTATTCTCCGGAGGAGGGCCGCATCCTTTACGGCGAGAAAGAAATTCAGGGCAGAAAAGTGCATGAACTGGTAGCCGCCGGGATAGCACGCACCTTTCAGAATGTAGAGCTGTTTGGAAGCATGACGGTTTTGGAAAATGTGCTGGTAGGGCAGCATGTGAGGACCCGGTGTGGATTTTGGGGAGCCATGTGCCGGTGGCCGTCCGTGCTGAGAGAGGAAAAGGCTGCACGGAAGCGGGCGATGGAATTGCTGGAGTTTGTCGGCCTGGAAAAGGTTGCCGACCAGCGGAGTCTGGATTTGCCCTTCGGCTGGCAGCGCTTTTTGGAAATTGGGCGCGCTTTGGCTGCCGAACCGCGACTCATGCTTTTAGACGAACCCGCTTCAGGTCTGAACCCCGTGGAGACTCATCAATTGGGAGACCTTCTGCAGGAGATAAAAAAGCGTGGGGTGACACTTCTTCTGGTGGAACACGACATGGGACTCACCATGGGTATTTCGGACTATATCCTTGTGCTTCATCAAGGCAAAAAACTGGCGGAAGGGACTCCCAGGGAGATTCAGGCCAACGAGGAGGTCATCAAGGCGTATCTGGGTGGGGCCGAATGA
- a CDS encoding branched-chain amino acid ABC transporter permease, with translation MIKNALFVSVIVLTGFCISNPYHLQLLTFIGIHTLLALGLNMLMGYAGQISLGHAAFYGLGAYCSAILTAHWNWPPWLALPAVLLMTALVAFLIALPMLKLSGYYLGMGTMGFGMIVYILFRKWSQVTGGDSGFVGIPPLTLGPFSFMSGSAYFFLVWGVVFLCFILCERIVDSRVGRALRAIHDSEHAAAAMGIDTSRIKIWVFVLSAVFAGLAGFLYAHLVSFISPGSFDFLVSVRMVTMVVIGGMASIWGSLLGASLLTLLPEWLHVFTDYEMVVYGLILMVIMIFLPQGLTRGILDSYERSRDRYRQSSSSAQS, from the coding sequence ATGATCAAAAACGCATTGTTTGTTTCCGTAATTGTCCTAACGGGGTTTTGCATCTCCAATCCCTATCATCTGCAGCTTCTCACCTTTATCGGCATCCACACCCTGCTTGCCCTTGGGCTCAACATGCTCATGGGGTATGCCGGACAGATTTCATTGGGGCACGCAGCCTTTTATGGGCTCGGCGCTTACTGTTCAGCGATTCTCACGGCCCACTGGAACTGGCCGCCTTGGCTGGCTCTGCCGGCCGTGCTTTTGATGACGGCATTGGTGGCTTTTCTGATCGCTCTGCCCATGTTGAAGCTTTCCGGGTACTATCTTGGGATGGGCACCATGGGCTTTGGAATGATCGTTTACATTCTCTTTCGTAAATGGAGCCAGGTGACCGGAGGCGATTCCGGATTCGTTGGGATTCCGCCCCTTACCCTCGGGCCATTTTCCTTCATGTCGGGAAGCGCATATTTTTTTCTCGTTTGGGGAGTGGTCTTTTTGTGCTTCATTCTTTGTGAACGCATCGTGGATTCACGCGTGGGAAGAGCGCTTCGAGCCATACACGACAGCGAGCATGCCGCGGCCGCCATGGGAATCGACACGAGTCGCATCAAGATTTGGGTGTTTGTATTGAGCGCCGTCTTTGCCGGGTTGGCCGGTTTTCTGTACGCACATCTGGTGAGTTTTATCAGTCCGGGCTCCTTCGACTTTTTGGTTTCCGTCCGCATGGTGACCATGGTAGTGATTGGTGGAATGGCAAGCATTTGGGGTTCCCTGCTGGGGGCATCCCTCCTGACGCTTCTTCCCGAATGGCTTCACGTCTTTACGGACTATGAAATGGTTGTCTACGGGCTCATTCTGATGGTGATCATGATTTTTTTACCCCAGGGTTTGACACGAGGAATACTGGATTCTTATGAGCGGTCACGAGACAGGTATCGCCAATCTTCATCCTCTGCTCAGAGTTGA
- a CDS encoding branched-chain amino acid ABC transporter permease, protein MQELLQYFFSGITNGAIYAIIALGFSMLFNTTGLINFAHGEFVMLGALSMITLWKGLELPLMAAFMVTVVGVSAVGLLLERLAIRSVRKPHPIVLVIITIGASIFLRGVGMLGWGKDAHSAPSFTDHAPFELAGATLLPQTLWILGIVLIIVAGLQLFYRRTLTGKAMIACAISKKAAWILGIPSERMVLLAFAMSAALGGIGGLLITPITMSSYDMGTMLGLKGFCAAMLGGLGSSWGAVLGGVLLGVMEALGVGFFSSGLKDVIAFVLLLLILYVRPSGILGTKAVQRF, encoded by the coding sequence ATGCAGGAACTTCTTCAGTATTTTTTTTCGGGCATAACGAACGGGGCCATCTATGCCATCATCGCCCTGGGATTTTCCATGCTCTTCAACACCACCGGTCTGATCAACTTCGCCCACGGCGAGTTTGTCATGCTGGGAGCGTTGAGCATGATTACCCTCTGGAAAGGATTGGAGCTTCCCCTGATGGCCGCCTTCATGGTCACGGTTGTGGGTGTTTCTGCCGTGGGGCTGCTCCTGGAACGGCTGGCCATCCGCAGTGTGCGCAAACCTCATCCCATCGTGCTGGTGATCATCACCATCGGGGCATCCATTTTCCTTCGGGGAGTGGGGATGCTGGGATGGGGAAAGGATGCTCACAGCGCGCCTTCCTTTACGGATCATGCCCCCTTTGAATTGGCGGGCGCCACGCTTTTGCCTCAGACTCTCTGGATTCTGGGGATCGTTCTGATCATCGTGGCGGGGCTGCAGCTCTTTTATCGGCGGACTCTTACGGGGAAAGCCATGATCGCGTGCGCCATAAGCAAGAAAGCTGCATGGATACTCGGCATACCCAGCGAACGGATGGTCCTGCTGGCTTTTGCCATGAGCGCCGCATTGGGAGGGATCGGCGGCCTCCTCATCACCCCCATCACCATGAGCAGCTACGATATGGGCACCATGCTGGGACTCAAAGGCTTTTGTGCCGCCATGCTCGGGGGGCTCGGAAGTTCCTGGGGGGCGGTGCTGGGAGGGGTTCTGCTGGGAGTCATGGAGGCCTTGGGCGTGGGGTTTTTTTCATCCGGCCTGAAAGATGTCATCGCATTCGTTTTGTTGCTTCTCATCCTTTATGTGAGGCCGAGTGGAATCCTCGGGACCAAAGCCGTTCAAAGATTCTAA
- a CDS encoding ABC transporter substrate-binding protein, with product MERKGSVLKKTLAIGMLILLGLYPAVGWSKDVYKIGGIFSITGPSSFLGDPEKKSLEMVVDKINAEGGIDGHMLEAVIYDTEGDPGKAVLAVNKLISKDNVLAIIGPSLTPTTLAVVPIVEKSQVPLISCAAGIKITEPVKPWVFKTAQSDVLAVAAIYEHMKKHGIKKVGIITVENAFGESGKEQLLAQAPKFGLEIVQQESFGAKDTDMTPQLTKLRSAQPDAVICWGTNPGPAVVAKNARQMNLNMPLYQSHGVASPKFIELAGDAADGILLPTGKILVAQQLPETDPQKAVLLDYINTFEKRFEMPVSGFGGYAYDAMHLLADALKGTEGDKQKIRDALEKITGKIGVTGVFNFTAQDHNGLGSDAFVMVKIEKGTWKLLNE from the coding sequence ATGGAACGTAAGGGATCCGTTTTGAAGAAGACCTTGGCAATCGGAATGCTCATCTTGTTGGGACTTTACCCTGCAGTGGGCTGGTCCAAAGACGTTTATAAGATCGGTGGGATTTTTTCGATCACGGGTCCAAGCTCCTTTCTCGGTGATCCGGAGAAGAAAAGCCTTGAAATGGTCGTCGATAAAATCAATGCCGAAGGGGGCATCGATGGCCATATGCTGGAAGCGGTCATCTACGACACAGAAGGGGATCCGGGCAAAGCGGTGCTCGCTGTAAACAAGCTCATCAGCAAAGATAATGTTCTGGCAATCATCGGTCCGAGTCTCACACCCACCACTCTGGCCGTCGTTCCCATCGTCGAAAAATCCCAGGTGCCCCTCATCAGCTGTGCTGCAGGAATCAAGATCACCGAACCCGTGAAACCCTGGGTGTTCAAGACGGCTCAAAGTGACGTTTTGGCTGTGGCCGCCATCTATGAACACATGAAAAAACACGGTATCAAGAAAGTAGGAATCATTACCGTGGAAAACGCGTTCGGTGAAAGCGGCAAGGAACAGTTGCTCGCTCAGGCCCCCAAGTTTGGGCTTGAGATCGTTCAGCAGGAAAGCTTCGGGGCCAAAGATACGGACATGACCCCTCAGTTGACCAAGCTGCGCAGCGCGCAGCCTGATGCCGTCATCTGCTGGGGGACCAATCCCGGCCCTGCCGTTGTGGCCAAGAATGCCAGGCAGATGAACCTCAACATGCCCCTTTATCAGAGTCATGGTGTGGCTTCCCCGAAATTCATAGAACTGGCCGGTGATGCCGCAGACGGAATTTTGCTTCCGACAGGTAAGATCCTTGTAGCGCAGCAGCTCCCTGAAACGGACCCTCAAAAAGCGGTTCTTTTGGATTACATCAATACCTTTGAAAAGCGTTTTGAAATGCCTGTCTCCGGTTTTGGGGGGTATGCTTATGATGCGATGCATTTGCTGGCCGATGCTCTCAAGGGTACCGAAGGAGACAAACAGAAGATTCGCGATGCGCTGGAAAAAATCACCGGAAAAATCGGTGTGACAGGCGTCTTTAATTTTACGGCTCAAGACCACAATGGACTGGGAAGCGATGCTTTTGTGATGGTCAAGATCGAGAAGGGTACCTGGAAACTTTTGAATGAGTAG
- a CDS encoding ACT domain-containing protein, producing the protein MRVEQISVFLENKAGRLSEVTRILAEAQINIRALSLADTSDFGILRLIVNNNDKAKEALKQHGFTVGKTDVVAVEVGDHPGGLHRILEVLHKANVNVEYMYAFVQQSGNNAVIIFRFDNLDEAVKVLTENGIKVIEGKTLYGM; encoded by the coding sequence ATGCGAGTGGAACAAATTTCTGTGTTTTTGGAGAACAAAGCGGGACGACTCTCAGAGGTCACCCGAATTCTGGCGGAAGCACAAATCAACATCAGAGCCCTGTCGCTTGCCGACACATCCGATTTTGGCATCCTGCGTTTGATCGTCAATAACAATGACAAGGCGAAAGAGGCTCTGAAACAGCACGGATTCACCGTTGGCAAAACGGATGTGGTGGCCGTCGAAGTCGGGGACCATCCGGGCGGATTGCACAGGATTCTGGAGGTCCTGCACAAGGCCAACGTCAATGTGGAGTACATGTATGCCTTTGTTCAACAGAGCGGCAACAACGCTGTCATCATCTTCCGGTTCGACAACCTTGACGAGGCTGTAAAGGTTTTGACGGAAAACGGAATCAAGGTGATCGAGGGAAAGACCCTGTACGGCATGTAA
- a CDS encoding phenylacetate--CoA ligase family protein — translation MIYNIEFETLPREALEAIQLRRLQATIERVYATVPFYRKKFQEAGVTPSDIKTLNDLQRLPFTYKQDLRDNYPFGMFAVPMDNVVRIHASSGTTGKPTVVGYTARDISTWSELMARALAAAGASRGDIIHNAYGYGLFTGGLGVHYGAERLGASVIPISGGNTKRQILIMKDFGPTILTCTPSYALHLAEVAGEVGVDFKDLRFKAGIFGAEPWSEEMRQEIERKLHLSAVDIYGLSEVLGPGVAVECAEAKKGLHIAEDHFIAEVIHPETGETLPYGEKGELVFTSITKEAFPVIRYRTRDISSLNPEPCICGRSHVRMNRVTGRTDDMLIIRGVNVFPSQIESVLMEIEGVEPHYQLVVDREDNLDLLTVMVEVGEDAFSDEVRVLQVLEKKISKNIKEYLGVSAKVKLVEPKSIARSEGKAQRVIDNRKI, via the coding sequence ATGATTTATAATATCGAATTTGAGACGTTACCTCGAGAAGCTCTCGAAGCGATTCAATTGCGCCGCCTGCAGGCAACGATAGAACGGGTCTACGCCACCGTTCCCTTCTACAGAAAGAAGTTTCAGGAAGCGGGAGTGACCCCCTCGGACATCAAGACCCTGAATGATCTCCAACGCCTCCCGTTCACCTACAAACAGGATTTGAGAGACAACTATCCATTTGGAATGTTTGCCGTGCCCATGGATAATGTCGTCCGTATCCACGCATCTTCAGGCACTACGGGCAAGCCGACGGTAGTGGGATATACAGCACGGGATATCAGCACCTGGTCTGAACTGATGGCGCGGGCTCTTGCCGCCGCCGGCGCTTCGCGCGGAGATATCATTCACAATGCCTATGGATATGGACTTTTCACGGGGGGGCTTGGCGTTCATTATGGGGCGGAACGGCTGGGAGCTTCGGTCATTCCCATTTCAGGAGGAAATACCAAGCGGCAGATCCTCATCATGAAGGATTTCGGCCCGACCATTCTCACCTGCACGCCTTCCTACGCCCTGCATCTGGCTGAAGTCGCCGGTGAAGTGGGGGTGGATTTCAAAGATCTCAGGTTCAAGGCGGGAATCTTTGGCGCCGAACCCTGGTCGGAAGAAATGCGCCAGGAAATAGAGCGTAAACTTCACCTCAGTGCAGTGGATATCTATGGACTGAGCGAGGTGCTCGGCCCTGGAGTTGCCGTGGAATGTGCCGAAGCCAAGAAGGGGCTTCATATTGCGGAAGATCATTTCATTGCTGAAGTGATCCATCCGGAGACGGGCGAAACCCTCCCGTACGGCGAGAAAGGAGAGCTCGTTTTCACTTCCATCACCAAAGAAGCTTTCCCCGTCATTCGGTATCGGACACGCGATATCAGTTCTCTCAATCCCGAACCCTGCATTTGCGGCAGATCCCATGTTCGAATGAACCGCGTGACGGGCCGGACCGATGATATGCTCATCATTCGCGGCGTCAATGTGTTCCCCTCCCAGATCGAGAGCGTACTCATGGAAATTGAGGGCGTCGAACCCCATTATCAGTTGGTCGTGGACCGTGAAGACAATCTGGATCTCCTCACGGTGATGGTGGAAGTGGGGGAAGATGCCTTCTCCGATGAAGTTCGTGTCTTGCAGGTCCTGGAAAAGAAAATTTCCAAAAATATCAAGGAATATCTCGGAGTTTCCGCCAAAGTGAAGCTTGTGGAACCGAAGAGTATTGCTCGAAGCGAGGGGAAAGCCCAACGTGTCATAGACAATCGCAAGATTTAG
- a CDS encoding YfgM family protein, producing the protein MSAKKLKGVSTFAPLSSEPAGFVERVKAWAETHTHHIAVAVIVVLVILLGLWGTEAYRNSKEKNARAAYAQLSQGWPKQENFDPKIWEKMIPELEKYIGEHQGTAPALDAQMDLASAYFHTQRYEDALKWEKKILENVPSDDGLRFLATYRMALTYEALGRTDEAIAQWTALKTEGSSGFSREMYWHLGRLYAKKNDHARAIEQYEEALQSTGAYPDSALLQDELSSLKLKAGTGHESSRAEAPKEKP; encoded by the coding sequence TTGAGTGCTAAGAAATTAAAGGGTGTGAGTACGTTCGCTCCGCTGTCCTCGGAACCCGCCGGCTTTGTGGAGCGCGTAAAAGCCTGGGCTGAAACCCATACTCATCATATCGCAGTGGCTGTAATCGTTGTACTTGTGATCCTCCTCGGCCTGTGGGGGACGGAAGCTTATCGGAACAGCAAGGAAAAGAACGCTCGTGCAGCCTACGCGCAGCTCTCTCAGGGATGGCCGAAGCAGGAGAACTTCGATCCTAAAATATGGGAAAAAATGATTCCGGAGCTGGAGAAATACATCGGAGAGCACCAGGGTACAGCGCCCGCTCTCGATGCTCAGATGGACCTGGCGAGTGCCTATTTCCACACGCAGCGTTATGAAGACGCCCTCAAATGGGAGAAGAAAATTCTTGAAAATGTACCGTCGGACGATGGTCTGAGATTTTTGGCAACTTATCGGATGGCATTGACTTACGAGGCCCTGGGCAGGACTGACGAAGCCATCGCCCAGTGGACGGCGCTTAAAACCGAAGGGAGCTCCGGGTTCAGCCGGGAAATGTACTGGCACCTGGGCAGACTCTATGCCAAGAAAAACGATCATGCCAGGGCCATTGAACAATATGAGGAGGCATTGCAGTCGACGGGTGCATATCCCGATAGTGCTCTGCTCCAGGACGAGCTTTCCTCGCTGAAGCTGAAAGCCGGAACTGGACACGAAAGCTCCCGGGCGGAAGCTCCCAAGGAAAAGCCGTAG
- the rfaE2 gene encoding D-glycero-beta-D-manno-heptose 1-phosphate adenylyltransferase, with product MTARDKIRKTEDLADLCESLHGRGRRIVFTNGCFDLLHVGHLRYLEAARELGDHLVVGVNSDASVQQIKGSLRPITVESERVEMVAALHCVDYVTLFATPDPLPLIKLLKPDVLVKGADWAIDRIVGASEVLSWGGEIARIPLVPESSTTRIIDRILKRFGEKGVISE from the coding sequence ATGACAGCAAGGGATAAAATCAGGAAAACGGAGGATCTGGCTGATCTCTGCGAGTCTCTCCATGGCCGGGGACGGCGAATCGTTTTCACCAATGGCTGTTTCGATTTGCTTCATGTGGGACACCTGCGTTATCTGGAAGCAGCCCGTGAGCTGGGAGATCATCTTGTCGTGGGCGTCAATAGCGATGCTTCCGTCCAACAGATCAAAGGATCTCTGCGTCCCATCACGGTGGAAAGTGAGCGTGTGGAAATGGTTGCTGCTTTGCACTGTGTCGATTATGTCACACTTTTTGCCACCCCGGATCCTTTGCCTCTCATAAAGCTTTTGAAGCCGGACGTCCTGGTCAAGGGGGCGGACTGGGCCATCGATCGGATCGTAGGGGCTTCGGAGGTGCTCTCATGGGGAGGGGAAATCGCAAGGATTCCCCTGGTTCCCGAATCATCGACTACCCGGATCATAGATAGAATTTTGAAGCGTTTTGGTGAGAAGGGTGTCATTTCCGAATAG
- a CDS encoding tRNA (cytidine(34)-2'-O)-methyltransferase, whose product MLSGRPPLQVVLYQPEIPQNTGNIARTCAATHTPLHLVEPLGFRLTDRYLKRAGLDYWPYVNLRVHPDLETLREALFPNRWVYFSAHARRPYYEFQFLPGDCLVFGAEAKGLPCELLESDPDRVLKIPLDRTRVRSLNLATTVGVALFEALRQLAVHDGNPVSSF is encoded by the coding sequence ATGTTGAGCGGCAGGCCGCCTCTTCAGGTGGTCCTCTATCAACCGGAGATTCCCCAGAATACTGGCAATATTGCAAGGACCTGTGCCGCGACTCACACCCCTCTTCATCTCGTCGAGCCCTTGGGGTTCCGCCTGACGGACCGCTACTTGAAAAGGGCCGGATTGGATTACTGGCCCTATGTCAATCTCAGGGTTCATCCCGACCTTGAGACATTGCGCGAAGCGCTGTTCCCCAACAGATGGGTCTACTTTTCGGCTCATGCTCGCCGCCCTTATTATGAATTTCAATTTTTACCCGGAGACTGTCTCGTGTTTGGTGCCGAAGCCAAGGGCTTGCCCTGTGAATTGCTGGAATCGGACCCGGACCGGGTGTTGAAGATCCCTTTGGATCGAACACGGGTTCGAAGTCTGAATCTGGCGACCACGGTGGGTGTCGCTTTGTTTGAAGCCCTGCGTCAATTGGCTGTCCATGACGGGAATCCTGTTTCTTCGTTTTAG
- a CDS encoding Lcl C-terminal domain-containing protein gives MKDRFELQGDLLVLDHETGLIWQRGGSPEPMVWKDGHAYVDQLNKDRFAGHDDWRLPTKEELGTLILPEENRNTGLYADPLFGTQRNCWSSTEAGHHRACYVDFYYGDIYIIEDNYANYYVRAVRGQQK, from the coding sequence ATGAAAGACCGTTTTGAACTGCAGGGTGATTTATTGGTTTTGGATCATGAAACAGGCCTGATATGGCAGCGCGGCGGTTCACCGGAGCCAATGGTCTGGAAAGACGGCCATGCCTATGTTGATCAGCTCAATAAGGATCGATTTGCAGGACACGACGATTGGCGTCTTCCGACCAAGGAGGAGCTTGGCACACTCATTTTGCCCGAGGAAAATCGCAATACGGGGCTATACGCCGATCCTCTTTTTGGTACGCAGAGAAACTGTTGGTCTTCGACGGAAGCAGGGCACCACAGGGCCTGTTACGTGGATTTCTATTACGGCGATATTTACATTATCGAAGACAATTATGCCAACTATTACGTTCGCGCCGTCCGCGGACAGCAAAAGTGA
- a CDS encoding YitT family protein: MSLTPSVKDPITLQRSSISWPSLFWNLFLITTGSCVFSVGLNSVLIPQQFLSGGVVGIALIFHYFLPKFNTGLFYFLLNIPLILLGWFSVSRTFMLYTAYGMAVFSLSAAWVNPYLPPVEDPILGAILAGVICGTGAGIILRSQGSAGGLDILGVYLNKKLGLRVGMTVFALSSSVLVVGGYFFDFQKALYSLIYVYASGRIMDAVITGFNQRKSVLIVSNHSDAIAKEILTRLNRGVTFLHGTGGYTRKRKQVIFSIITLTELAKVKELVYGIDPHAFMVVNDTLEVLGQRHGTRRVF, encoded by the coding sequence ATGTCACTGACACCATCGGTGAAGGATCCGATCACCCTGCAACGTTCGAGCATTTCCTGGCCCTCTCTTTTCTGGAATCTCTTTTTGATCACCACCGGCAGCTGTGTTTTCTCCGTAGGTTTGAACAGCGTGCTCATCCCTCAGCAATTCCTGAGTGGAGGAGTCGTCGGTATCGCTCTTATCTTTCATTACTTTTTGCCCAAATTCAACACGGGTCTCTTCTATTTTCTTCTCAATATTCCTTTGATTCTGCTAGGCTGGTTCAGCGTCAGCCGAACCTTCATGCTCTATACCGCTTATGGAATGGCTGTTTTTTCCCTCTCTGCAGCCTGGGTCAATCCGTATCTCCCCCCCGTGGAAGACCCGATACTGGGGGCCATTTTGGCGGGAGTCATCTGCGGCACAGGGGCGGGCATCATTCTTCGTTCTCAGGGTTCCGCAGGTGGATTGGACATCCTTGGCGTCTACCTCAATAAGAAGCTCGGCCTCAGAGTCGGAATGACGGTCTTTGCCCTCAGTTCTTCGGTTCTCGTTGTGGGAGGTTATTTCTTTGATTTTCAGAAGGCGCTTTACTCTCTCATCTACGTTTACGCTTCGGGCCGCATCATGGATGCGGTGATCACCGGCTTCAATCAACGCAAATCGGTGCTCATCGTTTCAAATCATTCGGATGCCATCGCAAAAGAAATTCTCACCCGGCTCAACAGAGGCGTCACGTTTCTTCATGGCACGGGAGGTTATACGAGAAAGCGCAAACAGGTAATCTTCAGTATCATCACCCTCACAGAGCTGGCCAAGGTGAAAGAACTGGTCTATGGAATCGATCCTCATGCATTCATGGTGGTAAACGACACACTGGAGGTTCTCGGCCAGAGACATGGAACCCGAAGGGTCTTCTAA
- a CDS encoding alpha/beta fold hydrolase produces MPYCTTKDISLYYEIYGKGQPLLLLSGLGGGTWSWFGQIPFFEKYYRTITFDNRGAGRSEIPPGPYHMKDFARDAFSLLEHLRVEKAHILGLSMGGMIAQELALMAPQRIRTLFLGCTHCGGALRVSPSPEVLKTLMNNKGLTHEQVIRKNLPLFFSKEYLENHPESIDKYVEAQLKSALQPKNAFEAQLGAIRDFDCCNRLSAVSAPTMIVTGDRDVLIPAENAHILAQRIPHAKLIEIPGAAHALHVECRDKINSLAHDFFRKHSNENEPAENL; encoded by the coding sequence ATGCCATACTGCACCACGAAAGACATTTCGCTATACTATGAAATATATGGAAAGGGACAGCCGCTTCTGCTCCTGAGCGGGCTGGGAGGAGGAACCTGGTCCTGGTTCGGCCAAATTCCTTTCTTCGAGAAATACTATCGGACCATCACTTTTGACAATCGCGGAGCAGGCCGGTCCGAGATCCCTCCAGGACCCTACCATATGAAAGATTTCGCACGGGATGCTTTTTCCCTGCTCGAACATCTCCGAGTGGAAAAAGCACACATTCTGGGCCTCTCAATGGGCGGCATGATTGCCCAGGAGCTTGCCCTCATGGCCCCTCAGCGCATCCGGACCCTTTTTCTGGGATGCACTCACTGCGGCGGCGCTCTGCGGGTTTCACCTTCCCCCGAGGTCTTAAAAACCCTCATGAACAATAAAGGACTGACTCACGAACAGGTCATTCGAAAGAATCTTCCTCTTTTTTTCAGTAAGGAGTATCTCGAAAACCACCCGGAATCCATTGACAAATACGTCGAGGCACAATTGAAGAGTGCCCTTCAGCCCAAGAACGCCTTCGAGGCCCAGTTGGGAGCCATCCGGGATTTTGACTGCTGCAACCGCCTCTCTGCCGTTTCAGCCCCCACAATGATTGTAACGGGTGACAGGGATGTTCTGATTCCTGCTGAAAATGCGCATATACTGGCTCAGCGCATACCTCACGCCAAGCTGATTGAAATCCCGGGAGCCGCCCATGCACTGCATGTGGAATGCCGCGACAAAATCAATTCCCTGGCTCACGACTTTTTTCGGAAGCACTCGAATGAAAATGAGCCTGCAGAAAATCTTTAA
- a CDS encoding alpha/beta hydrolase: protein MSEKFVKISAGNILLEAFYDRGRGEDAAVLHHPLPLYGGSMDNNVVLALQKVLSGWGWSTLRFNFRSVGRSGGNFNEKEGDVEDALAAAAYLRGQGHEAVHLAGYSYGAWIVLKAIQKGLDASSLVLVSPPLDFLDFKGLELPSKPCLITLGENDDFCSVASLEKWLKDQPGAANFVSRSILPQCDHFYWGVESRLSLEVKDFLQAHFHSSASEKSREPGN, encoded by the coding sequence ATGTCAGAAAAGTTTGTGAAGATATCTGCCGGAAACATTTTGCTGGAAGCCTTCTATGACAGGGGAAGGGGCGAGGATGCAGCCGTATTGCACCATCCGCTTCCTCTTTATGGAGGCAGCATGGACAATAATGTGGTTCTGGCCCTTCAGAAGGTTCTGAGCGGATGGGGCTGGAGTACCTTGCGCTTCAATTTCAGGAGCGTCGGCCGAAGTGGTGGAAATTTCAACGAAAAAGAAGGGGATGTGGAGGATGCTCTGGCCGCCGCAGCCTACCTCCGCGGCCAGGGGCATGAGGCGGTTCATCTGGCCGGCTATTCTTACGGAGCCTGGATCGTTTTAAAAGCCATTCAAAAAGGGCTGGATGCGAGCTCCCTTGTTCTTGTCTCGCCTCCCCTGGATTTCCTCGATTTCAAGGGGCTTGAGCTGCCTTCAAAACCCTGCCTGATCACCCTGGGGGAGAACGATGACTTTTGCTCGGTGGCTTCCCTGGAAAAGTGGCTGAAAGATCAGCCCGGCGCTGCGAACTTTGTAAGCCGTTCCATCCTTCCCCAATGTGACCATTTCTATTGGGGAGTGGAAAGTCGGTTATCCCTCGAGGTTAAAGATTTTCTGCAGGCTCATTTTCATTCGAGTGCTTCCGAAAAAAGTCGTGAGCCAGGGAATTGA